aaaaattagaaatccaaAGCACAAAATCTCCAATTCATGTTCCTAATACTGACTTTTTTTCCTACGGATCCATGCCGCTGAGTTCCTCTAAAAGTACCTGAAATTTCATAGAACCAAAGGTaagatatttgaataattcatcTAACTGTGCCAAGAAAGAAAAGGCGTCAGTGAAAAAAATATCgtcttttttgtagaaaaatatttttttgcaagttGGCTGTTGTTGTATtcactgtaaataaaaaaaaaaaacatagagttggctcatattaaaataaatgaaaatgcttcAAACTGTGATGCTTTTTCCTTTGtctgtttttcttgttttatctGCAGATCATGATAAATctcacaaattaaaaagaaaagatattttgacATGATTTCTTAAAcacagatttttataattaaaagtgtaTGTGAgagaaaatagctttaaaaatatgtattctttatttttgtgatattttttcaaatatacaagtaagcatattgcatattaaatttatagatcatAATTCTAGAAAATTCCGAACTATGctgtaaaatgaatatgtatACAGTAGCATGAAatgcaagataaataaaagatttattccaaaaagaaatttttccgagatgtatttttttagaatgaaacaaacacttataaataaaattatcgtgCTTTTCTAAAGtccaatgaattttaaatattaaaataattttcaagtaattaaatGTGCATATATAAATACAGTATCGTTCcaatttataacagaataaatcaaaaatttctgtaaaagaatttttttattttcagcaataGAATATTGATTTTGCAGTCTCCAAAGATTACGATTTTAGGATTACGGTCAGAGACCTGGACAAGGGAGGTAAAGGGCAGGTTGTATCCCCTCTCAAGATCCCCCCCCCAATTCTGAAAATTTCGgcctttaattagaaatatttgaaggAATAGTcgaactgatattttattttgtacattgaTGATACGTCTCTCTATAttacgcatacgagaaaataaatgcaagcgttaaattatttaatgcgtAGGCAGATGGCTTAAACATTAGTGGCCGTTCAAATTCAAACGGCGGCTGAAGAAGTAAAGCATTCTGGCGTGCCTTATATCAACTTTTAATTAGTTAAACGCAATATagataagatattttgaaatttaaatgtctgTGAATATGAATACTATAAGTGTGTCGGAGACTGGATTTGAAATCCTGTTAAAATCATTATACAATGAAATATCAAAGTTGATATCAAAAGATTCAGTGGACAGGACAATTTACAGATTTTGAATTCAAACCTTCCCGAAGAAGgtttttttgaataaagaaaattaccaTCAAAAAAAGTTTGGCTTCTGCAGCAACATTTCGAACGCAGACATTGAAACTTATAACTAATTTCAGCAAAGAGTATGTTATTAATACTGCCCAGAGCGGcaaattaatggaattaatttttaaatagatctttaattaatagtttttaaatatttccaatacatatgaataaaattctacttatttttcCATATCCACAATATTTTCcatcaatttcaaatgaatattaattaattttgcaagttATTTTGCTCCTGATCGGTGAAGTACTTGCAACTGTTTTCCTTATATCTGCTTGTAATAATGTCTGTGCGAGAGCGTTGGCCCTCTATAGGCCAGCTTGTCTAATCAACACTTATACTATCAAAggtgcacctcggagcgattaaaaaaattattaaaaagtaagctgCATTTTTGCGTTTCTTCGCaataacttatgaaaatattagtgtacaaaaataaatttttcaccgttttacaatttttcctgaattcggacaactcaatttttttttgtctaatttcgaACAACAGATTAATTAcactgttttatcaaatatttaaagcgtgcttttcttccattattgatatttaaagaagaatgctgtttaatattgcaaaagtttacaagacaaataaaaaagtggttAGAATACAGtgtaatttaaaagatagatgaactACACAAGTTTTTAATAACACTAAGATGTCAAGAGATTGATTTTCGTTATAAAAGTTCATATATACAATGATTAGAATATACgcaagacagttaaaataacatttcgttaatgtctgaaaatttgatgGAATGATGGCCATGGAGTTATatctaagagatttaattgaaattgaatataactATTATCCCCATCAAACCAGCTAACCGCCAAAGGCAACTACTatcttaataaaagcaattttgttAGGAATCACTGTTAATTTCTCATaggatttaaatgttttttaaatatcaaggaAGTAATGagtaatgtagaaaatatttatgataaagattTTGCTCATAACAAAATTTTTCGAATCTTTCAATGCGATGAAAAAGATTTTGCtcataacaaaattttttgaatctttcaatgcggaaaaaaaaaaaaaaaacattttcttagcaTTGATACATAGTTTGTATTCATCAGATCAATAATGCAGGCtttaaatttggaatgaataaTTTAACGATCACTTTAAACGACATTTGcttcaaatgaatataatttatcgTCACATGgcaattattgttaaatatttttgaataatttctcttATATCAGACATTCATAAATACTTTCCTAGATGAACAAACTGATAGAGTATATCCAAATTTCTATTTTCGCGCCCCAATCTTTTAGAATCCAATGCaaataatgcaatgaaaatgGACTGAAAGGACATCCGacttttcagtttataaaatgcCAAAACtgatcattttttcattttgacaaaaaaatttggGGATGCCATCACTTCACTGACATGGAATGATTGTCTAAGTCTATTAATACATAAgataatttgtcatatttttaatattataatttctcatatataagcaaaacaaaaaataagcatcttaaatatgaatattttattttccaatacaCAAAAACATTTCTCAGTACATATCAAAAATACACAGGAACAATCAAAGTGACAACAATATAGGAACTTCTGAACCACATCTGTGGCCACAAATCTCAGTTGTACATTTTAGCAAAATGGAATATCCATCTTAAAAATGtgactatcaaaatatttttttaaaaaaattatcacatttgtGTCTTTGGTTTTTCTAGCACATATAGAAAATAAACTaactaacaaattaatttaacaaataaacaaacaaaagaaattatgagCACCTCAaacaatttattacagaaaaagaagcctaaaaaattgttttaaaatataatttttgcattctttttttttaattatgtaaagcTTAATCGTATTGACTAACTGGAATAAATTGTCCCTAAtgcatataatataaacaaagacataatttttatttgaatataatccAACAGATTATCtctttttaacagaataattttttccttctaaatcaCGATTAGATAATAtagcataaaagtaaaaaaaaaggccAAAGTAATGAAAAAGTATGCATAATGCAAGTATAATAACTGGTATGCAAAGATATCAGGgaagaataacaatattttttcaaagaatgataTACTTTaattagtaatgaaataaatgtaaaaaaaactaaatagcattttttatcattgtaattttaagttaatagttgattttaaattttatatgaagattCTAAGTTATAAGAAAGATTTACTTAGTAGCAATTTCATGATACAAATAACACAAAATCTAGTTTTGATTgcaatttaaagaaaagcaaagaaataGATCAGCAAAAAACCATATAAAAAGATGCATACTTTATGGAAGAGATTTTAACACTCTTGAATTCAAGAGGGTATACTAGAAATCATTTTAAGCTATTCACTTAGAGTtatcaccaaaaataataatttacaaagtacTTTGTTGAACTAGATAGATTATGCATTCATGTCAAACAGTATATAAAATacgttaaattaaaagaaatcataaaaaaatatatttatatagtaaatgGAATGGAAATTTATTTGGTGAATTTTTGCCCCCCCCCATTGCTATTCAAAAACATTAACTAAATAATGGCAcagttaaatgcttttaaatatcacAGTCCaagtttttaattcaaagctgaacttttctgtaataatatagCCTCTTACATACTCAcagatgcatatatttaaaatgaaggtGGACTCATCTGATGGATTTCTAAAAAGTGATTTATATTGTCATTGTAATAAATCTTGAGATGGTTTTGAATGTCTTTGGTTGCTAAGTACAAGTGTTCTTTGAGAGAATTTGCCATCTTATAATTAGTTAGAAGAGTGGTAAAAAAGTAAACACTTTGCTGCTCTAATCTTGTACTTGCAGCATCAGAGAATTCAAGTAAACTAAATGTTTTAGATGCAGGATGAAAAGAAGTAGTATCCCTAGAGTTTTCCTCCGATATGATTTCTAACAAATCAAATGTCGGTTTATGCACAGTCCTTCTAGATGCCCTATTGGGTTCGATTTTATTCTTTCCAATATCAATATCATTAATAAGGGAATCAATAAGCTTATCACAGCAGGAATCATTTTCTGTAGAAATGTTCTTCgaaagggaaattttaaaatattcttcacttGCAGGATCAAAATGATTCAAGTTTTCTATATCTGTATTAGAAGTAGCATTGAAACTGACAATTCcattattagtaatattaaaaaatttagatttttgtagGATATACTGACGCTGTTCCAATTCTGTCAATATCTTCAAAGAATCTCTGTTTTGCTTTTCCAGTAACTCAAATAATTTGCAATGGTGTAAAGGCCCAGACAGAACTAAAGTAgaagcaataattaataaatctttttcttcctCACTCAACAAAGATTTTGAAGAAAGAGCATCATTGTTCGTAACATCACCAGATTTTGAAAGCAAACGTCTTCTTTCACTACGATCCAAATCCCGAAGATCATCCAAAACATGCAAAATAATTACATCAGCACAATCAGACATAATTTTATCAGATTGgccatttaaaaatgcaatagaCTCATTATAGAGCTCACGTTTTAATTTAAGGTTATTCTGTTTAGATGGTTTATTATTTACTTCACCGGATTGCCGTTCACAAATTTTTGATTgttgaataatttgaatatttttaaatgcaacagAATTCAATAAGGGGGAATTCCTAATAACCACATCAGCAGATATAGCATTGACAggtagaattttagaattttgatcaACTATATATTGTAGATTCAATTTCACATAGCCAtctgaattcaaagaaaataaatctgttctttcagagaaatatttgtGAATATCAGAACATGTTACAACAGAAGTTGGTTTAGCTCTCTGATAATGtgcatacatattaaatatttcttgataatGTATCTTATGCACTTGACctaaaataaaacatagaaataacaTATCTTTTTCATTGTTGTTCAGATTAAATTGAAGAGATAAATAGAAAACTTTAGAAATTTGACCGTTAGAATCCGTGCGAAAACTAGATAGGCTTTCTTTGACAAAAGAATTTTGATCTGAAACATTTAgattagcaaaataaatttgtacGTCTTTCAATGCATGAAGAATGACACACACTAAATGAGGTTCCAAAActaacttaaaataattcaagagGAAATAGATAGCATCTTTAACTTTTTTACATGCATCATGCATTGTTAACAGTTCTGAACTAGAGTCTTTTATAATGAGACTTTCACCAGGCCTGAAATCAAGAACTTTATTTTCAGTAGTTGATGTAACTTCCAAATTAGGTGCTTCATTATCAAGGtaattagattcttttttatGAATTCCTGATTCAGGGACAAAATTATCACGGTCTGCAACAGATGTCTCTTGACTTGAAGTCATATTTTTGACAACGATCTTTGTTTGAAAAAAACCTGAAAATACCGTTGAATTTATCTCAAAATCTGGAAAATTGCATAATTTCACATAGCCATTGTTAGCAATTGAAAACAGATGTGTTCTCTTCCTGAAGAAACTGAACTGCTCTTTGGCTGCAGGTATAGACAGCTGATTTtgtaaatttaggaaaattttttgattatgcaTTTCTTTACACTGACTCAATATGCAACTCATacttaacaaaattttttcttcatgttttaattttactgttttaatttcattattcgaCGAGGATAGAGTAATAGAACCATTTTTGCCCAAATAAAAGATATGAAAGCagttttgaaggaaatccattttCTCATCATTTGATAAACTAATGAACAGTTTGCTGGTATCCAAAATGTGGCACAGAACTTTCAAAAGCAGATTCTCTGCAGTTAAATGAAAGTACTTCAAAAGATGAATAATGCCAGCTTGCATTCTTTTGCAAAGCTTATTAAGAGATTCTTTCATAACTGTGCTAGAATCTTTTGATACATCTGCAGTTTTCATAGAATTATTCTGAGTCACCTTTGATTTAACAGATACATTATCAGTAgttttaattccaatatttttttcttctaaacatATGAATTTTGAGGTTTTAGTTTCACTAGAAgacacattttttgaaactgcTTCTGTACTGCTTGCTGGTAAAGactgaataatttgtttttgtttgatatttggaGAAATGGGTCTTAATTCCATAGCAGAAGTATTATGGTGagattcatttttcattgataCTTTATTGTTATTGAGCTGTGATTCATCaggtttttctttattattcagttttgttTTGGAATCGTAAGCGTTTGATGTATTCtccataatattttctttattttttataggtGAGAATTCTTCAGCCTTTTTCTCCATGCCTTCACCAGCATTTACGTTACAGATCGAAACATTAGATTCTACAAAAGATTCACTGTCttgaaaagattttctttccaaaatcatTTCTTTCTTATCTTCATATGATAATTCACAAGACTGCTCTTTCATGCCACAGATTTTGGCAGCATTTATGGGAGTAAAGTTGTGAGATATATCTTCATCcactcttttttttctgtttttagaagATATTCCATTCAATTCCTTTATGTTACTGAGTTTTGAAGATTTACAATCAGTTGTATGATTAGAAAtcagtgaaatattttctgaatccaGTTTTTTGTCATTCAAAGATTCCAACTCACCGACCTCTTTTACCACTGGATTTGGTTTTGTATCGTTTGATTCAATAACAGtctgacaattatttttaaaatcaaattctttcagCAATAAAGGATTATTAGTTTCTTCTTCTAAATATTTCAGTCTGACATCAAATGCACCATCATTATTTTTAGTAAGTGGTTGTACATCAGtctttttcaaattgttatttaattggTATTTAAATTCAGCTATAGAATTGAAAATTTGAGATTTACTTTCCACATCTTTTTTATTGACACTCTTGTTGCTGCTGTCAGTCACTGAAAATTCCAACTTAGCTGAGGAACTAAGGGTTTGAAATTCAAGATCTgaaatttcttcttcatttgTAGATATGGATTTATCAACTTTCTCCTTCTGGCAGAATTTTGAAGTCGTCAACTGAAAAGTAGTATTGGGAGTTTGaagtttattttctgtattatagTCACAACTGATAGGTAATTTATCAGTCTTTTCTTCTATATTGTTCAATTTAGAACCATTGGATTCAGTTCTAGGGCAGAAAGTCTGATTAGAATTGCTTGCAATTTTGGGGCCAATAAGCTTATCGGCTAAGCGATTGAGATTTGAAAGGTTTAACTTTGTTGTAGATGTGTGTACCTGCACATCATTTCCCAAAACTTCTCTCTCTTCATCcacagattttttattatttttttcataatttctgacTTTCCAAATTCTTAAATCAGCAGCTAAAACTCTTCTTTTTAATTCCAAACTAGGAAAAGGAAGAAGCTTTACATATCCATCTTCCATGGAAAAAAGGTGatcttttctattaatatatatataaaaatctgtcTGCTTGTGATTTAACATGTTTTTCTTAATGGCTCcaagtttttcaaataatttaagatagtccaattttttttcacgagCAATTATGCAGGCCATAAGTAAAAGAGTTTCTTGTTCTTCATTCAATgggtaattttctaaaaaaaactcaTCCAACTTACTAGATTCCTTTTTAAAAGTCAACTGGATAAAAACTTGATTTAATATACTTATCTGAGTATCTTTAGACAAAGATAAGAATTTGCTTCTAATTTCATTCATTACTTGGAATACTACGCATACAAGATGCCAATCAACTTTTACATCTGAAGACTTTTGTAAGAATATAATACTGCTGTTCAATTCTCCATAAATTTCAGATGCATTCTTTGGCCACAAGAAAGTCTTTGCAAAAAATGATTCCATTTGCAAGCGGATGGAATGAAGCTCATTTTTTGAAACTTCagatttattatttcctttataattcaGTCCTGAAGGCATTAACTGGGATTTGGAATTGGATATTTGCAAATTATCACCAAacatttccttattattttttttatttgtttgttgatTGGATACTTGTCTAGAATTAATGTGTTTCCAAACTTTTAACTCAGCTTCAAGAACTTGCGATTTTAGTTTCAGATTTGGAAAAGGATGGAGTTTCACAAATCCAGCTTCAATAGAAAAAAGGTTatctctttttaaaagatattgataTTTATCAGAATCATTCAGTTCATAATTACGAAAgtcatttttaagcatttcaaattttttaaaaagttgaatataGTCTATCTTTTTCTCATGGGAAAGTATGCATGTGATAACTAATAAATTTTCTTGTTCTTCAGTTAATTCATATTTGCCTAAATATGATTTCTCTAAGTCATTTAACTTTTTCTCAGaaggagaaaaatattcaaatattttctttaatacacaTGACTGATCATCTTTTGATAAAAGAGAGAATTTATTTCTAACATCATTCATGACTTGAAATATAATACATACAAGTAGCCAGTTAACTTTTGtatcataatatttcaatattgatGTGATACTTTGTATAATTTCAACAAGAATCTCAGCAACATTCTTCTGGGACAATATATGCTGATCATGCAAAATATCACAAGAATCATAAGTTTCTTCAGTACTTGCTTTCTTCACAAAAGTAGTTGCAGAACAAGAATTCTTCGTTGAAACAGGTAAGTTAACATTAAATGTTGTagctttttttatagttttactctgaataaattttgacttttctatatttttaattaccttttcaGTTTCAGAAGAATTTGAAGACGAAGCAACACATTTCTTCTGATCTGCCAAATGGTCATGTAATGTATTACAAGAATTATGAACTGCCAAGATACTTGTTTCCTTAGCCAAAGTATTtgcagataaaaatttcatttctggaaCAGGCAGATTTATATTAAAAGGTGCAGGTTTTGATATCACAtcactttgaataaattttaattcctctttattttcaatttcaatccTGGGATTTGAAGAAAGAGCAATACTTTTCACACGGCTTACAGgttttcttacatattttgtCTTGGTGGCACAATCTTCTGTATTGGTTACTTCGCACTTTGATGAAAACCACTCTTTGCTAGGAATaaacatatttgaattaaattttgaaacaaaagctGTTTTTTCAGAGTATTCCATACGCTCATCTTTTTCAGTAATTTTGCAGATATCCTCTGTTTCACAAACATCTGGAACAGCTGCAGCTCCCTCAAGTTGCAGGATACCATCTTCAATACTACCACATGTATTTTTTGATTGATCATTCTTAATTATGAACCAATCTGTATTAggagaaaaattatttgcattgaaTTTACTTGTTGCTTCAACAAAATCACTTTCTTTATCTTTAACTTTCTCATtcagagaataatttttattaatattttgaatttcagttttattagagGAGAAAGTATGATATTTATCAAACTGTGTACTGCCTGCCAATAGATTAGTTTCTTGGGTTTCGAAAATCTTATCTAGGTTTTTTTTGGCTTTGTTTTCACAAACGTGTTCAGACTGTGAGATACTTGAATGAACATCTGAAAACTGGTCAGTCTGACTCCTTTTCTTTGTAACAGCAGACTGAGAGTTATTTTCAGATCTGACATGTATAATATCCTCTGTTGAAGAAAAGCACCTTAATATTGCACTTGAGTCTAAATTAATATCTGGACAATTTATAAGTGATACATACCCATCATTGTctatatgaaatatatctttcCTCTTCTTGAAATAACGAAATTTTGCAGAAGCATCAAATTTTTTCtgttgtaaaattaaatcatatttgctgagttcctgaaatatttttaggaaatgcATCTCCTTTTGCTCAAAtacaataaaagatattaaaagttCTTCTTTTTCCCCTTCTACTAAGCAAGATTCATAAAATGTGCTACAAGAAAATATCACACCGTCTTCGTTTACTTTAAAAgctgaaaaactttttttcaataaggCAATTTTGTCATTAATTGATGAATTATGGAAGATTTCATGATAATCCAATACTAGAAATAAAACTTGTAGAAATTTACTTTCTATATTGAGAGTAAAATATTGTAAGAGATACAAAATGccatcttgaatttttttatttaaaggatatttGGATTCAGTTGGTCTATTGTGTATTTCGATGCCAGAGTTAGAATCTCGAAATGCTTTCTGCTTGATATCTGATGGAACAGAATTAACACAGTCTTGTAATTTAACATCAGGCAAATCAAAAGAATGAGAAAGTATTACATAGCCTTTAGGCTTTCTTGTAAAGTATTTAGGATATTTTCCAAGAAAACCATAGAATTGACTACATGTTAACTTATTCCTTCCAAGTTGGTGTTTGTTCAACTCATTTAGTATTGTTTGATAATGCGTTTCACCATTGACAGCCAAAAAGcaa
The Argiope bruennichi chromosome 6, qqArgBrue1.1, whole genome shotgun sequence DNA segment above includes these coding regions:
- the LOC129971714 gene encoding uncharacterized protein LOC129971714 is translated as MAGHTFLKWNTLELEWKIISVTLNKLEEHDQLHIQDLFSFLSTISSDEIQKWCKSLTASQKLDFFKNKPTYFIVQENFISKAMSFDSLKIYACKKFCSSARFIMQCFGSVHFLEIKKVVTFVFEDVAQYMLNLSAEEEKEFIRNIRNVSVDESGVLTLTTSRKVGSKRVSSEEKCLLAVVYYLSLHGRTHFKKLFEEIESFAKNECYLVSGECSDSKHLAWLKKHDDYFQVHQDNFVSLYEEYSSYKCDYQKLKRKQLPLQIEPVYTDIDSSYLSQAVQILTSANELNDEDNTVTSNRSICKKFYISATYLTSCFNPLHYLEIKECIFFLMEDVANVLRKLSLSRLQKIFEKVPFTSMDENGFLHFREDCNFDTSFVTKEEMLNLFVVYYLGFCGKTHFEKVIEELKTRAPETLSNTFSELPAQDQLKYFKDFPQYFIVNKKGELDVIAGFILPYYEYKNDTFMDSEPPSKDCFITSDKYSITERVSSSIAFLLQFFQLKVTLRPLRIILHVLIDAKVHFLNLTALDQIDFIKVIFSPFTVDERNIISCAGNQYEIKHLSEKEMEFLYFACLISKSGRMHYRQAIDKYFEDTGKVPKLAISDSMRFRYFKAAEGIFQIGSDGYIVLCPLPQLNMVTSFFSEIVKTKNTHDLKLSVNHPICANFNSNNLSQIKSSFQESCSMSEKNSSKDNVPYATVAEYKKLCGAVSFLLTFFNSVHCVTMKHIISFVLTDVGKFLSELPLEEQNTIFKSIPQTFMDPNGCMYLTSFNELHSFVSKNKKQFLFITCFLAVNGETHYQTILNELNKHQLGRNKLTCSQFYGFLGKYPKYFTRKPKGYVILSHSFDLPDVKLQDCVNSVPSDIKQKAFRDSNSGIEIHNRPTESKYPLNKKIQDGILYLLQYFTLNIESKFLQVLFLVLDYHEIFHNSSINDKIALLKKSFSAFKVNEDGVIFSCSTFYESCLVEGEKEELLISFIVFEQKEMHFLKIFQELSKYDLILQQKKFDASAKFRYFKKRKDIFHIDNDGYVSLINCPDINLDSSAILRCFSSTEDIIHVRSENNSQSAVTKKRSQTDQFSDVHSSISQSEHVCENKAKKNLDKIFETQETNLLAGSTQFDKYHTFSSNKTEIQNINKNYSLNEKVKDKESDFVEATSKFNANNFSPNTDWFIIKNDQSKNTCGSIEDGILQLEGAAAVPDVCETEDICKITEKDERMEYSEKTAFVSKFNSNMFIPSKEWFSSKCEVTNTEDCATKTKYVRKPVSRVKSIALSSNPRIEIENKEELKFIQSDVISKPAPFNINLPVPEMKFLSANTLAKETSILAVHNSCNTLHDHLADQKKCVASSSNSSETEKVIKNIEKSKFIQSKTIKKATTFNVNLPVSTKNSCSATTFVKKASTEETYDSCDILHDQHILSQKNVAEILVEIIQSITSILKYYDTKVNWLLVCIIFQVMNDVRNKFSLLSKDDQSCVLKKIFEYFSPSEKKLNDLEKSYLGKYELTEEQENLLVITCILSHEKKIDYIQLFKKFEMLKNDFRNYELNDSDKYQYLLKRDNLFSIEAGFVKLHPFPNLKLKSQVLEAELKVWKHINSRQVSNQQTNKKNNKEMFGDNLQISNSKSQLMPSGLNYKGNNKSEVSKNELHSIRLQMESFFAKTFLWPKNASEIYGELNSSIIFLQKSSDVKVDWHLVCVVFQVMNEIRSKFLSLSKDTQISILNQVFIQLTFKKESSKLDEFFLENYPLNEEQETLLLMACIIAREKKLDYLKLFEKLGAIKKNMLNHKQTDFYIYINRKDHLFSMEDGYVKLLPFPSLELKRRVLAADLRIWKVRNYEKNNKKSVDEEREVLGNDVQVHTSTTKLNLSNLNRLADKLIGPKIASNSNQTFCPRTESNGSKLNNIEEKTDKLPISCDYNTENKLQTPNTTFQLTTSKFCQKEKVDKSISTNEEEISDLEFQTLSSSAKLEFSVTDSSNKSVNKKDVESKSQIFNSIAEFKYQLNNNLKKTDVQPLTKNNDGAFDVRLKYLEEETNNPLLLKEFDFKNNCQTVIESNDTKPNPVVKEVGELESLNDKKLDSENISLISNHTTDCKSSKLSNIKELNGISSKNRKKRVDEDISHNFTPINAAKICGMKEQSCELSYEDKKEMILERKSFQDSESFVESNVSICNVNAGEGMEKKAEEFSPIKNKENIMENTSNAYDSKTKLNNKEKPDESQLNNNKVSMKNESHHNTSAMELRPISPNIKQKQIIQSLPASSTEAVSKNVSSSETKTSKFICLEEKNIGIKTTDNVSVKSKVTQNNSMKTADVSKDSSTVMKESLNKLCKRMQAGIIHLLKYFHLTAENLLLKVLCHILDTSKLFISLSNDEKMDFLQNCFHIFYLGKNGSITLSSSNNEIKTVKLKHEEKILLSMSCILSQCKEMHNQKIFLNLQNQLSIPAAKEQFSFFRKRTHLFSIANNGYVKLCNFPDFEINSTVFSGFFQTKIVVKNMTSSQETSVADRDNFVPESGIHKKESNYLDNEAPNLEVTSTTENKVLDFRPGESLIIKDSSSELLTMHDACKKVKDAIYFLLNYFKLVLEPHLVCVILHALKDVQIYFANLNVSDQNSFVKESLSSFRTDSNGQISKVFYLSLQFNLNNNEKDMLFLCFILGQVHKIHYQEIFNMYAHYQRAKPTSVVTCSDIHKYFSERTDLFSLNSDGYVKLNLQYIVDQNSKILPVNAISADVVIRNSPLLNSVAFKNIQIIQQSKICERQSGEVNNKPSKQNNLKLKRELYNESIAFLNGQSDKIMSDCADVIILHVLDDLRDLDRSERRRLLSKSGDVTNNDALSSKSLLSEEEKDLLIIASTLVLSGPLHHCKLFELLEKQNRDSLKILTELEQRQYILQKSKFFNITNNGIVSFNATSNTDIENLNHFDPASEEYFKISLSKNISTENDSCCDKLIDSLINDIDIGKNKIEPNRASRRTVHKPTFDLLEIISEENSRDTTSFHPASKTFSLLEFSDAASTRLEQQSVYFFTTLLTNYKMANSLKEHLYLATKDIQNHLKIYYNDNINHFLEIHQMSPPSF